In Nodosilinea sp. PGN35, the genomic stretch TGACCCGGCAAGAGATTTTGTCGCCTACTACCGCACCTTTGGCCACGATGCTCTCAAGCAGCTCATCTCGGCCTATGCAGAGGCAGGGGGCCGCACCTGGCCGAAGATGGTAGAGCATGTGATTGAACTAAACGCCACCGCTGCTATAGACGTTGCAGAATTTGCGCTAAAGTCGGGCCTGGATGAATACAGGCAGATGGCTGTGCAGATGCTCTGCCCAGATGCATCAGCGTGATGCTTGGGAAGGTTCAAACATTTGAACGTTCCTAGGGAAATTGTCCTAATCAGACTGGCTACAGCAATAGATCAACTGCTGCCATAGGTCTAACCCGAAGCAGTGTCACCGTCAGGCACACCTCTACCTCCTGCTTGAGGGGGCACAGCATGGGACTGGCGGGGGAACCGTGGATGTAGAGCTTGTCTCCAGGTGGTCATCGTCTCGGCCCGCCTGTGTAAGGTACGGCGGCACGCCATGCCCAATTTCACCGACCAGCAAGGGTTGTGGAATGGGGGCGGGTACTCTATGGGGGTGGCTAACCCGTTTACCGCCGCGGGTAGGTTTATCTTCGAGCGTTGCAGAGACAAGATGGCTGAAGTCTTAACTGTTCTAATTGTTGACAATAGCGAAGACGACGCTGGGCTGATCGTTGAAACGCTGCGGAGGGATGGCCTGGCGGTCACCTGGGAGCGGGTGCAAACCGCCGCTGCCCTAGACCATATGCTTTCGACCCGCCGCTGGGATGCGATTATTGCTGACCACACCCTGCCGGGGTTCGACGCCCCAGCGGCGCTGGCTACGGTGCGCAGGCAGGGGCTAGATTTGCCCTTTCTGGTCGTCTCTGGCACGCTTGACGAACAGCAGATCGTCGGCCTGAGGCAGGCCGGTGCCCAGGACTGCATCTTGAAAAGCAGCCTGGCTCGCCTGCCGGAGTCCGTGCGTCGGGAGCTGCAGGCGGCCCAACTTCGTCGCGATCGCCAACCGACAGCCCAGGCCGTATCGCTGGGCGAGGCTGGGGCCCAACCGTGGGTAGAGGCCCAGCCGGGCACTCTATTTACGGCGGTCTGGGGGAGCAGCGGCGATCGCGCGCTGACATTCTTAAGCGGTACCGCAGCCAGCCTCTTCGAGATGCCTGTGGCGATCGCCCTGGCTGATGCGGGTGCCCTCGCCGCCCTGCTGCCCCCCGAAGACAGGTCGGCGGTCGGTGCGGCCATTGCCCACAGTGCGGCCACCCTCACCCCCTTACATTACGAAGGCCGCATCGTTACCCCCTCGGGCAAGACCAAATGGGTGCAGGTGCATAGCCAGCCCGAGCGGCTGCCCAATGGCGATGTGCATTGGTTTGGCGTAGTGCTGGAGGTAACCGACCGCAAACAGGCCGAGCTGACCGTAACTCGCCAGCGGGATCTCAACCACCTGACGATGGCCGTGACCCAGCGCTTTGTAGAGGTGAGAGTCGCCCAGTTTGAAGCCGAGGTAACCCACGCCCTGGGGCAAATTGGTGCCTATATTCAGGCCGACCGGGGCCAGGTGGTGGCGCTGACCGCCGCCGATACCGCCGGGAAAGGCGCGATGCCCATTCTTCACCAGTGGCACCGCCCCGACTGCCCCCCCTGCCACCGCCCGCTCACTGCCATCCCCATGGCAGACTTTCCCTGGGCGACGGCGGCGCTGCGGCGGCGGGAGGTGGTCAACGTGCCCCAGGTGGAGGCATTGCCCGCCGACTGCGCCACCGATTGCAACAGCTGGCGGGGGTTGGGGGTCGGGGCGGTATTGTCGGTGCCCCTCATTAACAAGACTCGAGTGGTGGGTTACCTGGAGTTTCTCACCCTGGGTCGCCCCGCCGTCTGGGACAACGACACCCAGCAGACGGTGCAAATGCTGGCCCAGATCATTGCCTCTGCCCAGGATCGGCTTCAGGCCGAGCGCCTGCTGGCCCAGCGCGAGGCCCAAAGCTGGGCCATCCTCTCGGTCATGCCCGATCTGCTGATCCGCGTTGGAGCCGATGGCCGCTACCGCGAAGTGCTGAGTCAAAATCACCCGCTGGATGCTTTCGCTCCGGCTCGGCGGCGGGTGGGTCGCCACATCTCAGAGTTCTTACCCGCCGATCTGGCGGAGCGCAAGCTCCGGGCCATCCGCCAGGCCCTGGCTACCCACGAGGTGCAGACCTATGAGCAGCTCATTCAGGTGGGCGATCGCTTGCAGCACGAAGAACTGCGGGCGGTGCGGTGTAGCGACGATGAGGTGCTGTTTTTAATTCGCGATATCAGCGAGCGCAAACGCGGCGAGGCTGAACGCCAGGGCGCTGAGCTAGCCCTCCAGCAGAGTGAGGCCCACCAGCGGGCGCTGGTCGAAGCCCTGCCCGATCTGCTGGCCCGATTGAGCAAAGACGGCATCTACCTGGAGTTTGTCGCTAGCCCCACGTTTCACGTAGTGGGCAATCTGCAGGAACTGGTCGGCACCCACGTGCGCGAGTCGCTGCCTCCGGCTGCGGCCCAGCAGCGCCTCGATGCGATCGCCCTGGCCCTGGCCACCCAAACCATTCAGTTTTATGAGCAGGATCTGTCTACGGCGGAGAAAATGCAGATTGAAGAAGTGCGGGTGGTACCCTACCGGGATGACGAAGTACTGGCTCTGGTGCGGGACATCAGCGATCAGAAAGCGGCATTGCGGGAGCGCGATCGGGCCGAACATCAGCTCCAGGAACTGAACCAATCGCTGGAGCGACAGGTGGCTGAGCGCACCGCTGCTCTGAAGGAGCGCGAGGTGCGCTATCGGGGCCTGATGGAAGGGGCCAGTGACGCTATCTTAGTGGCCGATATGGAGGGGCGCATTCTGGAGGTGAATCGCCGGACGGAGGAGCTGTTTGGCCGATTCCGCGATCAGCTGACCCAGATGCACCAATCGCAACTGCACCCGCCAGAACTCCGGGCAGAGCTGATCGCCCTCTTTAAGGAGTCTGTCGATCATCCCCATTTTCAAGCCCTGAATATCCCCATTTTGCACGCCGATGGCCGCCGCATTCCGGTGGATATTACCGCGACGACCATTGATTTAGGGACGACTCGGGTAGTGCAGGGTATTTTTCGCGATGTCAGCGATCGCCAGCGCATCGAAGCCGAAAATCAGCGCCTGCGCGATCGCCTGAGCTTTTTACTCGACTCCAGCCCCGCTGTTATCTACAGTGTTGAGCCCACCGGCAGCTACAGACCCACATTTATTAGCCAAAACCTGAGAGACATCCTGGGCTACGAGTCGGAGGCGTTCATGGCCAACTTTACCGACTGGCGCGAGTACTACCATCCCGACGAGACCGACAGCCTCTGGGCGGGCAATGCCGCCGTGGTGGAGCGCGGCTTCTACGCCATGGAGTACCGCTTTCGGCACCGCGATGGCCACTACCTGTGGGTGCAGGATGAGGCCCGCGTGGCCTACGACCCCCAGGGCCAACCCCAGGAAATTATTGGCTACCTGGCGGATATCACGGCGCGCAAGTGTGCCGAGGAGAAACTGCGGCAGACCAATGCCGAGCTGCTCCGCGCCACCCGCCTCAAGGACGAGTTTCTCGCCAATATGAGCCACGAACTGCGCACGCCCCTCAACGCCATTTTGGGCATGACCGAGGGACTGCAAGAGCAGGTGTTTGGGGCAATTAACGATCGCCAGCTCAAGGCGCTCACCACCGTTGAGACCAGTGCCTCCCACCTGCTGGCGCTGATCAACGACATCCTCGATGTGGCCAAAATAGAGTCGGGCCAGATCGCCCTGCACCTGACCCCCACGGCGATCGCCCCCCTGTGCCAGTCGAGCCTCACCTTTGTGCAGCAGCAGGCCGACAAAAAGCGCATTCAGCTGCTGGACTGCATTTTCCCAACCTCCCTGACCTGACGATTGACGAGCGCCGCGTGCGCCAGATTTTGATCAACCTGCTCACCAACGCGGTCAAATTTACCCCTGAGGGGGGGCGCGTCAGCCTGACGGCCACGCCGGAGTTAGGCCAGATCGGCGGCGCAACCCAGCCTGTGCTGCGCTTTGCCGTCCGAGATACGGGCATTGGTATTGCCCCCGACGATCGCCAGAAGCTGTTTCAACCCTTCATTCAGATCGACAGCGCCCTCAACCGCCAGTACCAGGGCACGGGGCTGGGCCTCACCCTGGTGAAGCAGATCACCGAGCTGCACGGCGGCCAGGTGGGGTTGAGCAGTGAGGTCGGCGTCGGCAGCTGTTTTACCATCGACCTGCCCTATAACCTGGGGGAGGGCTCAGACCCTGCGGGGCTGCAGGCCGCCGCGCTCACCGAGCTGCCCGCTGCCCCTCCGCCCCAGCAATGGCCTCTAATTCTGCTGGTGGGTCACCAGGAGGCGACGATGAGTACCGCGGTCAACTATCTGAGCGCTAAGGGCTATCGCCTGCGGGTGGCTTGCCAGGGCGAGGCGGCCCTGGCTCTGGCCCTGGCCGAAAAGCCCGATCTGATCGTGATCGATATGCAGCTGCCGGGGGGGGATGGCCTGGGGGCAATTCGCCGCATCCGTGACGATCCGCACCTGGCCGCTTGCCCGCTCATCGCCCTCACCGCGCTGCCAACGGCAGGCGATCGCGATCGCTGCCTGGCAGCCGGAGCTAACCAGCACCTGGGCAAACCGCTGAAGCTCAAGCAGCTTGCCGCCGCCATTCAGCAGTTGCTGACCCCCGTCGCGCCCTCTATCCCCTAACTCACCGTAGCGCCATGCCACCGACCTCTGTCACCTCTATCTTGATCGTTGATGACGACCCCAATAATTTTGACGTCATTGAGGCTCTACTCGACGCCCAGGGCTATCAGCTGCACTACGCCAGCACGGGGGAAGCGGCGATCGCCGCCCTCGACCTGCTAGAACCCGACCTGGTTTTGCTCGATGTCATGATGCCCGGCCTCGACGGATTCGAGGTTTGCCGCCAGATCAAGTCGTCGCCCACCTGGGCTACCCTGCCGGTGATTATGGTGACGGCCCTGAGCGAAAAACAGGATCTCGCCCGCTGCTTTAGCGCCGGGGCCAACGACTTTATCAGCAAGCCGATCAACCGGCTAGAGCTGATTGCCAGGGTGCGATCGATGCTGCTGCTGCGGGAGCAGTACCGGCAGCTAGAGACCTTTAACGCCCAGCTCGAAGCCAAGGTGCTAGAGCGTACGGCCCAACTCCAGGCGATCATTTCCCAAGATGCCTTAACCCAGCTGCCCAGCCGGGCCGCTCTAATTGAGACATTGGCAGAGCTGCTGCAAACTGAGGGGTCGGCCTTTGCGGTCATCTACCTCGACTGCGACCAGTTCAAGCTGATCAACGGTTCCTTTGGCTATGCCCTGAGCAACCAGCTGCTTCAGGCGATCGCCAAGCGGCTCCAGCGGCTGGTGCCCAGCGACGGCCTGCTGGCCTGTCTGGGAGGCAACGAGTTCTGTATTCTGCTGCGCCAAACCAGCGATATAGAGCAGGTCAAACTGCTGGTTGGGGCCATTTTAGACAGCTTCCAGGCCCCCTTTACCGCGTCAGGGCTGGATATTTTCATCACCGCCTGCCTGGGGATTGTCTTGGGCCACAGTGGCTACCCCTGCCCCGAGCAGCTTCTCCAGGATGCTGGGGTCGCCATGTATCGGGCCAAGCAGCAGGGCACCGGCAGCTATCAATTCTTTGACCCGCAAATGCACCAGACTATGGTCGATCGCCTGGCCCTCGAAAATGACCTCAAGCGTGCCCTCGATCGCCAGGAATTTGTGGTGTATTACCAGCCCATTGTTCACCTCAAAACCCTCAAAATTGTCG encodes the following:
- a CDS encoding bifunctional diguanylate cyclase/phosphodiesterase — protein: MPPTSVTSILIVDDDPNNFDVIEALLDAQGYQLHYASTGEAAIAALDLLEPDLVLLDVMMPGLDGFEVCRQIKSSPTWATLPVIMVTALSEKQDLARCFSAGANDFISKPINRLELIARVRSMLLLREQYRQLETFNAQLEAKVLERTAQLQAIISQDALTQLPSRAALIETLAELLQTEGSAFAVIYLDCDQFKLINGSFGYALSNQLLQAIAKRLQRLVPSDGLLACLGGNEFCILLRQTSDIEQVKLLVGAILDSFQAPFTASGLDIFITACLGIVLGHSGYPCPEQLLQDAGVAMYRAKQQGTGSYQFFDPQMHQTMVDRLALENDLKRALDRQEFVVYYQPIVHLKTLKIVGLEALVRWQHPHRGLVAPGEFIPLMETTGLVVPVGLLILKQACQQLHRWQQQGWSELTMSVNLSVRQFACPTLLEDIDQILAATGINPARLKLEITESAIMENAETAIALVEALRSRQIQISIDDFGTGYSSLGYLHRFLVNDLKIDRSFISQIQVLTSKYKVVDTIITLGQQLGLTVTAEGIETEPQLARLQQLNCELGQGYLFSKPLPAADIEARFLQSKDSSLVLLA